In Diceros bicornis minor isolate mBicDic1 chromosome 24, mDicBic1.mat.cur, whole genome shotgun sequence, the following are encoded in one genomic region:
- the LOC131421283 gene encoding plasma serine protease inhibitor-like — MQLNLLLCLVLLSPLVATLHRHRSRETKKRGKELPPVVTTVAPHTGDFAFDLYRALAAAAPNQNIFFSPLSISMTLAMISLGARSNTKAQILQGLGLNLQGGPEEELHSAFQQLLQELSRPKEGLQLSLGNALFINPTVHIQDTFLNAMRTLYLADTIPTNFGDPVGAQKQINDYVAKETKGKIADLVKDLDSTEIMVMVNYIFFKAKWETSFDHKSTQEQDFHVTSEMVVRVPMMRHEEQYYYLLDRNLSCRVVGIPYQGNATALFILPSEGRMGQVENGLNKKILRKWLKMFIKRQLELYLPKFSIEGSYQLEKVLPKLGISDVFTSHANLSGISNHSNIQVSEMVHKAVVEVDESGTKAAAATGAIFTFRSARMSPLRIVFNKPFLMLIVENMENILFLGKVTHP, encoded by the exons ATGCAGCTCAACCTCCTCTTGTGCCTGGTGCTCCTCAGCCCGCTGGTGGCCACCCTCCACCGCCACCGCTCCCGTGAGACAAAGAAGAGAGGCAAGGAGCTGCCACCTGTAGTTACCACGGTGGCCCCCCACACCGGAGACTTTGCCTTCGACCTCTACAGGGCCTTGGCTGCAGCTGCCCCCAACCAGAACatcttcttctctcctctgagcATCTCCATGACGCTGGCCATGATCTCCCTTGGGGCTCGGTCCAACACAAAGGCACAGATCCTGCAGGGCCTGGGTCTCAACCTCCAGGGGGGCCCGGAGGAAGAGCTCCACAGTGCATTCCAGCAGTTGCTACAGGAGCTCAGCCGGCCCAAAGAAGGCCTCCAGCTGAGCCTTGGCAATGCCCTCTTCATCAACCCCACGGTGCACATCCAGGACACCTTCCTGAATGCCATGAGGACACTGTACCTGGCAGACACTATCCCCACGAACTTTGGGGACCCCGTAGGGGCCCAGAAGCAGATCAATGATTACGTGGCAAAGGAAACTAAAGGCAAGATTGCAGACTTGGTTAAGGACCTGGACAGCACTGAGATTATGgttatggtgaattacattttctttaaag CTAAGTGGGAGACAAGCTTTGACCACAAAAGCACCCAAGAGCAGGACTTCCATGTGACCTCGGAGATGGTGGTGCGGGTGCCCATGATGAGACACGAGGAGCAGTATTACTACCTCCTGGATCGAAACCTCTCCTGCAGGGTGGTGGGGATCCCCTACCAAGGGAATGCCACAGCCTTGTTCATTCTCCCCAGCGAGGGCAGGATGGGGCAGGTGGAGAACGGACTGAACAAGAAAATCCTGAGGAAGTGGCTCAAGATGTTCATAAAGAG gcaGTTAGAGCTTTACCTTCCAAAGTTCTCCATTGAGGGCTCCTATCAGCTGGAAAAAGTTCTCCCCAAACTGGGGATCAGTGATGTCTTCACCTCCCATGCCAACCTAAGTGGCATTAGCAACCATTCCAACATCCAGGTGTCCGAG ATGGTGCACAAAGCCGTGGTGGAGGTGGACGAGTCGGGAACCAAGGCAGCTGCAGCCACAGGGGCAATATTTACGTTCAGGTCGGCCCGAATGAGCCCTCTAAGGATAGTGTTCAACAAGCCCTTTCTGATGCTCATTGTGGAGAACATGGAGAACATCCTCTTCCTTGGCAAAGTGACCCACCCCTGA